In Papaver somniferum cultivar HN1 chromosome 1, ASM357369v1, whole genome shotgun sequence, a genomic segment contains:
- the LOC113361268 gene encoding F-box protein At3g07870-like, whose translation MNYEQLGKKLLSYNDPIYVCNPFTQETVRLPQLTLIKAAAKNDFLLIGFGYLNATKEYKIVRIFYYEDSKFCKGQVQVYTLGDKNGWRYKGITDHFLGKSNGVLCNGALYWIANMGTEIVAFDLADEKFRSVPMPPCFPIKYIDPCFPTPLQVLGGCLSIVLYRYSLGWSTDIWSLKPLMDSKKENDKLHWSNEFIIQFKDLHRAYYCPISLTEENKVLAWHMQMYCSTQNTLCHYDPKTATSEEFMYDDAGGFQIFQVIPYMKSDVSLTALVPDMPVSNWNSMN comes from the coding sequence ATGAATTACGAACAACTCGGTAAGAAACTACTCTCTTACAATGATCCTATCTATGTTTGTaatcctttcacccaagaaacCGTCCGTCTTCCGCAATTAACTTTAATTAAGGCTGCAGCAAAGAATGATTTCTTGTTGATTGGATTTGGTTATCTTAATGCAACTAAAGAGTACAAGATTGTCAGAATTTTTTACTACGAAGACAGTAAATTTTGCAAAGGGCAAGTCCAGGTATACACTCTTGGTGACAAAAATGGATGGAGATACAAAGGTATAACTGATCACTTTCTGGGTAAATCAAACGGAGTACTTTGCAATGGAGCTCTTTATTGGATAGCCAACATGGGCACGGAGATCGTAGCTTTTGATTTAGCAGATGAGAAGTTCCGTTCCGTTCCTATGCCACCTTGTTTCCCTATAAAATATATTGATCCATGCTTTCCCACCCCGTTACAGGTGTTAGGAGGGTGTTTATCGATTGTCCTTTATAGATATTCACTTGGATGGAGTACTGATATATGGTCATTAAAACCATTGATGGATTCTAAAAAGGAAAATGATAAATTGCATTGGAGTAACGAATTTATCATTCAATTCAAAGACCTTCACCGGGCGTACTATTGTCCAATTTCCCTGACAGAAGAAAATAAAGTTCTAGCGTGGCATATGCAAATGTATTGCTCAACGCAAAACACCCTTTGTCATTATGACCCAAAAACTGCAACTTCGGAAGAATTTATGTATGATGATGCTGGGGGATTCCAAATATTTCAAGTAATTCCGTATATGAAGAGCGATGTTTCATTAACAGCACTAGTGCCTGACATGCCAGTATCTAACTGGAACAGCATGAATTAA